The following coding sequences lie in one Vibrio sp. BS-M-Sm-2 genomic window:
- a CDS encoding riboflavin synthase — translation MFTGIVEAVGTLSAITPRGEDITVTVNVGKLDMADVQLGDSIATNGVCLTVVEFNDHSYSADLSLETLKKTGFVDYQAGDKVNLEKAMLPTTRFGGHIVSGHVDGVGEIVERNQVGRAIEFWVEMPAEISKYVAQKGSVTVDGISLTVNDLRKNAFKLTIVPHTSSETTIDQFNVGRKVNLEVDVLARYMERLLQGQQQESEPESRLTMEFLQQNGFA, via the coding sequence ATGTTTACAGGAATTGTAGAAGCCGTAGGTACATTGAGTGCAATCACTCCCCGCGGAGAAGACATCACCGTAACGGTTAACGTTGGCAAGCTTGATATGGCTGACGTTCAGTTAGGCGACAGTATTGCAACCAATGGTGTGTGTTTGACGGTCGTTGAATTTAACGACCACAGCTACAGTGCAGACCTTTCGCTTGAGACCCTGAAAAAAACGGGTTTTGTGGATTACCAAGCGGGCGATAAGGTAAATCTTGAGAAAGCAATGCTGCCGACCACGCGTTTCGGTGGTCATATCGTATCGGGTCACGTTGATGGCGTGGGTGAGATTGTTGAACGTAACCAAGTCGGTCGTGCGATTGAGTTCTGGGTAGAAATGCCAGCAGAAATTTCAAAATACGTGGCTCAAAAAGGCTCAGTAACGGTCGATGGTATCAGCCTGACTGTGAACGATTTACGTAAGAACGCATTCAAGCTGACTATCGTTCCTCACACTTCTTCAGAAACCACCATCGATCAATTCAATGTCGGTCGTAAAGTGAATCTAGAAGTCGATGTATTAGCGCGTTACATGGAGCGTTTACTGCAAGGTCAGCAACAAGAATCTGAGCCTGAATCTCGATTAACAATGGAATTTTTACAGCAGAATGGTTTTGCCTAA
- the ribBA gene encoding bifunctional 3,4-dihydroxy-2-butanone-4-phosphate synthase/GTP cyclohydrolase II, protein MPISTPQEIIEDIRLGKMVILMDDEDRENEGDLIMAAEHVTPEAINFMAMYGRGLICLTLTKERSNRMGLAPMVQDNNAQYTTNFTVSIEAAEGVTTGISASDRAVTVQAAVAKDAKAADLVQPGHIFPLTAQEGGVLTRAGHTEAGCDLARLAGCEPASVIVEILNDDGTMARRPDLEVFAEKHDIKLGTIADLIEYRNNTETTIERVAQCHLPTEFGDFELVTYRDTIDNQIHYAMQKGSLTEGAPLVRVHLHDTFTDLLHSDRGTERSWSLDKAMKRIGDEGGVLVILGNEESSDSLIHKVKTFEAQDKNEQPTMAKKQGTSRRVGVGSQILQDLGVHDMRLLSSSTKRYHALGGFGLNVVEYVCE, encoded by the coding sequence ATGCCAATTAGTACTCCTCAAGAAATTATTGAAGACATTCGCCTAGGAAAAATGGTTATCCTGATGGATGATGAAGATCGCGAAAATGAAGGCGATCTGATCATGGCAGCAGAACATGTTACGCCAGAAGCGATTAACTTCATGGCAATGTACGGCCGCGGTTTGATCTGTCTAACGCTGACTAAAGAGCGTTCAAACCGTATGGGTTTAGCACCTATGGTTCAAGACAACAATGCACAGTACACCACTAACTTTACGGTTTCGATTGAAGCGGCAGAGGGTGTAACAACCGGTATTTCAGCATCCGATCGTGCAGTGACGGTTCAAGCAGCAGTAGCGAAAGACGCAAAAGCGGCTGACTTAGTTCAACCTGGTCATATCTTCCCACTGACAGCTCAAGAAGGCGGCGTATTAACGCGTGCTGGCCACACTGAAGCGGGGTGTGATTTAGCTCGATTAGCGGGCTGTGAACCAGCTTCGGTTATCGTTGAGATCCTAAACGACGACGGCACCATGGCTCGTCGCCCTGATCTTGAAGTGTTCGCAGAAAAGCATGACATCAAGCTAGGCACTATTGCTGACTTGATCGAATACCGTAACAACACAGAAACAACGATTGAGCGTGTTGCACAATGTCATTTACCAACAGAGTTTGGTGATTTCGAGCTTGTGACTTACCGCGATACAATTGATAACCAGATCCACTACGCAATGCAAAAAGGCAGTTTAACCGAAGGTGCTCCTTTGGTCCGTGTTCACCTGCATGATACGTTTACGGATCTGCTTCACTCAGACCGCGGCACTGAGCGCAGCTGGTCGCTAGATAAAGCGATGAAGCGTATTGGCGACGAAGGCGGTGTGCTGGTTATTCTTGGCAACGAAGAGTCGTCTGATTCTTTGATCCACAAAGTGAAGACATTCGAAGCGCAAGATAAAAACGAGCAGCCAACCATGGCTAAGAAGCAGGGTACCTCGCGTCGTGTTGGTGTAGGCTCTCAGATTCTTCAAGACCTAGGCGTGCACGATATGCGTCTGCTTTCTTCGAGCACTAAGCGTTACCACGCATTGGGCGGTTTTGGTCTTAACGTTGTTGAGTACGTTTGCGAATAA
- the ribE gene encoding 6,7-dimethyl-8-ribityllumazine synthase, with translation MKVIEGGFPAPNAKIAIVIARFNSFINESLLSGAIDTLKRHGQVSEDNITVVRCPGAVELPLVAQRVAKTGKFDAIVSLGTVIRGGTPHFDYVCSECNKGLAQVSLEYSLPVAFGVLTVDTIDQAIERAGTKAGNKGAEAALSALEMINVLSEIDS, from the coding sequence ATGAAAGTGATCGAGGGTGGCTTCCCAGCGCCAAATGCAAAAATTGCTATCGTTATTGCTCGTTTCAACAGTTTTATTAACGAAAGTTTACTTTCTGGTGCAATCGATACTTTAAAGCGTCATGGACAAGTAAGCGAAGACAACATCACTGTTGTTCGTTGCCCTGGTGCAGTTGAACTTCCACTTGTAGCGCAGCGCGTTGCAAAAACAGGCAAGTTCGATGCGATTGTATCTCTTGGTACAGTAATTCGTGGCGGTACACCTCACTTTGACTATGTTTGTAGTGAATGTAATAAAGGTTTGGCACAAGTGTCTCTGGAATACTCTCTTCCAGTAGCGTTTGGTGTTCTTACTGTTGATACGATCGATCAAGCTATTGAACGCGCAGGAACCAAGGCTGGTAATAAGGGTGCAGAAGCAGCACTTAGCGCACTTGAGATGATCAACGTTCTTTCTGAAATCGATTCCTAA
- the nrdR gene encoding transcriptional regulator NrdR has translation MHCPFCSENDTKVIDSRLVADGHQVRRRRQCLACSERFTTFESAELVMPKVIKSNGNREPFNEDKMVGGVQRALEKRPVSADAIELAISTIKSQLRATGEREVPSEMIGNLVMGQLKELDKVAYIRFASVYRSFEDIREFGEEIAKLED, from the coding sequence ATGCATTGTCCTTTTTGTTCAGAGAACGACACTAAAGTAATCGATTCAAGACTGGTAGCCGATGGCCATCAGGTTCGTCGCCGCCGTCAATGCCTTGCATGTAGTGAACGTTTTACTACGTTCGAGTCGGCAGAACTTGTGATGCCTAAAGTCATAAAGTCGAATGGAAACCGCGAACCATTTAATGAAGATAAAATGGTGGGTGGTGTACAGCGTGCCCTAGAAAAACGCCCAGTGAGTGCTGATGCGATTGAACTTGCGATCAGTACGATTAAGTCACAACTCCGTGCAACTGGTGAGCGTGAAGTACCAAGCGAGATGATTGGTAATCTTGTGATGGGCCAATTGAAAGAATTGGATAAAGTGGCGTACATTCGTTTTGCGTCTGTTTACCGCAGCTTTGAAGATATCCGAGAGTTTGGCGAAGAAATCGCTAAATTAGAGGATTAA
- a CDS encoding glutamate-5-semialdehyde dehydrogenase, producing the protein MDLTNMGIAAKEAAFHLATASTAQKNKALAIIADELEANAATILEANAKDIELGREAGLTDALLDRLLLNEERLTGIANDVRNVISLNDPVGSEIDSKVLENDMSLSRRRVPLGVVGVIYEARPNVTIDIAALCLKTGNASILRGGKETFFSNMELVKVIQSALEKAELPAASVQYIEKPDRELVSQLLKLDDYVDMIIPRGGAGLHKMCKENSTIPVIIGGFGISHIFVDESADLEKSVDVVENSKVQRPSACNSLDTLLVHEAVAEAFLAQLKQRLAGKVTLVADASAKSLLAGFEDQRDAVEGDFDTEWLSYTLGVKIVADVAEAIDHMRVHNASHSDAIMTNSLESSERFINSVGSAAVYVNASTRFTDGAQFGLGAEVAVSTQKLHARGPMGLEELTSYKWVGKANYLVRG; encoded by the coding sequence ACCTAGCGACCGCATCTACGGCGCAAAAGAATAAAGCATTGGCGATCATCGCTGATGAGCTAGAAGCAAACGCAGCAACGATTTTAGAAGCGAATGCGAAAGACATCGAACTGGGTCGCGAAGCGGGTCTAACGGACGCACTGCTTGACCGTCTACTTCTGAATGAAGAACGCTTAACGGGCATCGCTAACGACGTTCGTAATGTCATTAGCCTAAACGACCCTGTGGGCAGCGAAATCGACAGCAAGGTACTGGAAAACGATATGTCATTGTCTCGTCGTCGTGTACCGCTTGGTGTTGTTGGTGTTATCTACGAAGCACGCCCGAACGTAACGATAGATATTGCGGCACTGTGTCTGAAAACAGGCAACGCAAGCATTTTGCGTGGTGGTAAAGAGACCTTCTTCTCGAACATGGAGCTGGTAAAAGTTATCCAGTCTGCACTAGAGAAAGCGGAACTTCCTGCAGCTTCTGTTCAGTACATCGAGAAACCTGATCGTGAACTAGTTTCTCAATTGCTTAAACTGGACGACTACGTGGATATGATCATTCCTCGTGGTGGCGCTGGCCTGCACAAGATGTGTAAAGAGAACAGTACTATTCCAGTTATCATCGGTGGTTTCGGTATCAGCCACATCTTTGTTGATGAAAGTGCAGACCTTGAAAAATCAGTCGATGTTGTCGAAAACTCTAAAGTTCAACGTCCATCAGCATGCAACTCTTTAGATACATTGTTGGTGCATGAAGCCGTTGCTGAAGCTTTCTTAGCTCAGCTGAAACAGCGTTTAGCGGGCAAGGTAACCTTGGTTGCCGATGCTAGTGCAAAATCGCTGCTAGCGGGTTTTGAAGACCAACGTGATGCGGTTGAAGGTGACTTTGACACTGAATGGCTAAGCTACACGCTAGGCGTGAAAATCGTTGCGGATGTGGCAGAAGCGATTGATCACATGCGTGTACACAACGCGAGTCACTCTGATGCAATCATGACTAATAGCCTAGAGAGCTCAGAGCGCTTTATTAACTCGGTCGGTTCTGCGGCGGTTTATGTGAATGCATCAACACGTTTCACTGATGGCGCACAGTTTGGTTTGGGCGCTGAAGTCGCAGTGTCTACTCAGAAATTGCATGCTCGCGGCCCAATGGGCTTAGAAGAGCTGACAAGCTACAAATGGGTAGGTAAAGCGAACTATTTAGTTCGCGGTTAA